DNA sequence from the Parascardovia denticolens DSM 10105 = JCM 12538 genome:
CTTCCGACGGGCCAGGAGGGTCTGCCCGAAGCAGATCTCATGGCCGGCGTGGGCCCATAAGGTCTCTTCGCCCAAGCAGTAGGTCGCTTCCAGGACCAGCTCCTGAGCCAGGCTGTGGGAAAAGATCTGAGTCCAATCCACCAGTCCGGCTTGTACCGGATCCAAGGTTTTGCTCAGCCTCTTCCTCGCTTCCAGCTGGACCGTTTCCTTCCACGAAGCCACGACCTCGCCGTCGGCCAGCAGATCGTAGCGGATGTAATTGCCGTGGTCGGATAAATCGGTGAAAAGATTATCGTTGATGACCGTGAGACGAACCGATTCGCCGACCGATTCCAGGTTGATCTTCACATTGCTGTAGAGCTGCTTGACCTCCTGGGCTTTGGGGGATGCCGTCCGGTCGGCGAAGACGATTCCATTGCAGGAGAATTCGTAATCACTGGGCCTGTCGTCCCAATCCCCTCCGTATGTCAGCCGGCGGCGGCCATCGGGCAGGGTCTGCCAGAGGGCCTGGTCCAGATAATCCCAGATGAAGCCCCCCTGATAGAGGTCATACTTCTCCAGGGCTGTGTATTCATCCAGGTTACCTGTGGAATTTCCCATGGAATGCGCGTACTCGCAGGAGATGAAAGGCTTGGCCGGGCTCTTTTCCAGGTAGTCTTCGATTTCCCAGGGTTTGGCGTACATGCGGCTTTCCACGTCGGAGATGTCCGCATAGGACCGGTTCCAGACGACCCCTTCATAATGGACGGGGCGGCCCGGATCCGTCCGATGGGCGTAATCGCTCATGGCCTGGAAGACATCCCCCGCATAGGACTCATTGCCCAGGGACCACAGGAGAACGCTGGGGTGATTGCGGTCCCGGCCTATCATGGATGCGATCCGGTCCAGGCAGGCTCCTTTCCACTCAGGTCTGCTGGCCGGCACGTTCGTTTCGGCCGTGAGGACGTCCCCGGGGCTGGACCAGGTCCCATGCGTCTCGATGTTGGCTTCGTCTATCAGGTAGATGCCGTACAGGTCGCACAGCTCGTACCAGCGTGATTGATTGGGGTAGTGGCTGGTTCGGACGGCGTTGATGTTGTGGGCTTTCAGGAAGCGGACGTCCCAGAGCATGTCCTCCTCGGTGACGGCCCGTCCGCGGACGGCGTCGAACTCGTGGCGGTTGACGCCTTTGAAGATGATCCGTTTGCCATTGAGTTTCATGATTTTGTCGGTCGCATCCAGTTCAAAATGGCGGAAGCCGAGTCTTTGGACCGTCTGCTCCACCGGGTTCCCGTCTCGATCGGACAAGGTGATGACCAGGGTGTACAGGTAAGGGTTTTCCCCGCTCCAGGGGGTGATCCCCGGTAGGTCAACGCTCCAGCGGAAGGAATCGCCGCCGGCCTTCCAGACGGATCCGCCTTCCCCGTTGAAGAGCTGGGCTGTGGCCGTCGCCGTCGATGGGTCTCCTCCCACGGTCGTGACGCTGGCCGCGGCGGTCAACATCCCCTTGCCGTCCGCGGGGTCGTAGTCCGCCTTGATCACGAGGTCACTGATATGGCTGGAAGGATGGACGGCGACCTGGACGTCTCGGAAAATTCCATGGAGCCTCCAGAAGTCCTGGTCCTCCAGCCAGCTGGCCGAGCTGAATTCATAACAGGCGACGATGAGGGTGTTGCTTTCCTCTTCCCGCAGGGCGGAGGCGATGCTGAACTCGCTGGGGGTGTAGGAATCCTCAGCGTAACCGATGAAAATCCCATTCAGCCAGACGTAAAAAGCGGTGGACACCCCGTGGAAAGTCAGGGTCACGTCGGAAGGTCCCTCTTTCATCGCCCTGAGCAAGCCGGGGGAGAGGGCGAAGGTCTTCCGGTAAAGGCCGACGTGGTTCCTTTCCATGGGGATGGACGGGGGCAGGCAATCCTGATGGCCGTCCCAGGGATACTGCTGATTGACGTACTGGGGCCGCAGCAGGCCGTTCATCTCCAGGCAGGAGGGGATGGGGATGGTTTTCATGCCACTGAAATCGAAAGCGGGGAGCGAGCCGGCTGGTGCGGAATCCATGGCCGCGTTTATCTCCTGGGCGCTGTGGATGGACACCTCCCACTGGCTGGCGAGGCTTTGAATCAGGAGGGAAGGCAAGCCTGTCGACAGGTTTGCGCGATCGCTGGGGAAAGACCTTACCCGGGCATCGTCCCCTCTGGTGTAAAAATGATCGGAATGCGCTGGAAGACGGTTGACCGCATAGGTTTCCGGGTCGGTCAGCCAGGAACTGCTCGCTGTCGCAGCGGTTGGAATATGCATGATGTGGGGTGTCCTTTCTGGACTGACGTTGTCGTCTGTCGCTTCGGTGCGCAGCCGCAAGTGTTAGTAATGATTTACTTCCCACAGTAATACCAATCCTTGATTTTTTCCACTAAGGAATCGCGGAGAATTTTCAGGACGGGATTTTGCTTTGGAAAATAAGAGATTCACTCGCCGACACGCCTGTAGATAAATAATTTACTTAAAAGTAGTAACGTATTACTTACGCAGGTCGGAGCTGACGCTGCGGCGGTATGCGAAGAATGGACGATACTGCGGAAATGACAACCCACAGGAGAAAGGACTCCTCTCATGCAACCTTCATGGAAAGTGAACAGAAAGCCGGCGGTGCATCCGGATAGACAGCTTTCGGGCCAGGTGCTCGCCCAGAGAACGGCTTACGCTTTCGGTAATCTGGGACAGTCGGCCTTCTACCAGGCCTTATCCACTTATTTCATCGTTTTTGTGACCAACGTTCTTTTCATCCACGCGCCGGCCGCGGAAGCCGCCCGGTATATCGGCGTCATCACCGGACTGATCGTGGCCATCCGCATAGCGGAGGTCTTCATCGATCCCTTGCTGGGGAATCTGATCGACAACACCCGTACCAGGTTCGGCCGTTTCCGCCCCTGGCAGTTCATCGGCGGCCTGGTATCCGCCATCCTCATCTGCCTGATCTACTCCGGTATGGCCGGTCTGGTCAACGTCAACCGCCAGCTCTTCATGGTTCTCTTCGTCATCGTTTTCATCGTCCTGGACGTCTTTTATTCCCTGCGCGATATTTCCTACTGGGGGATGATTCCCGCTTTGTCGGCCGACTCCCACGAACGTGGCGTCTATACGTCCCTGGGGACTTTCACGGGTTCCTTAGGCTACAACGGCATAACCGCCATCGTGGTCCCCGTGGTCGCCTTCTTTTCTTACGTCTTCACCGGATCCCGCAGGGAAAGTCAGGAAGGCTGGGCTTCTTTCGGACTTCTTGTGGCCGTCGTCGGTTTGGTCACCGCCTGGGTGGTCGCTTTCTGCGTCAAAGAAAGCGATAGCGACCTGCGGTCTTCGGACGCCGGCCACGCTTCCCCTCTGGCCGCCTTCAAAGCCCTCGCTTCCAATGACCAGCTTCTGTGGGTCGCCTTGTCCTATCTGCTGTACGCCGTCGCGAACGTGGTCACGGCCGGGGTCCTTTTCTATCTTTTCAAGTTCGTGCTCAACATGCAGTCGTATTTCTGGGTCGCCGGACTGGTCCCCGTCGTCACGGGTTTGATCGTCGCCCCGCTTTTCCCTGTCGCGAATAAGAGGATCCCCCGGCGGTACCTTTTCATCGCCGGCATGGTCATGATGATCGTCGCCTACCTGATCTTCATCCTGGCCCCCAAGAGCCTGCCTCTGATCGTCATCGCCCTCATCCTCTTCTATCTGCCCCAGACAGCCATCCAGATGACGGCCATCCTCTGCCTGACCGATTCCATCGAATACGGGCAGTTGAAGACAGGCCGCCGCAATGAGGCCGTCACCCTTTCGGCGCGGCCCATGCTGGACAAAATCGCCAGGGCCGTCTCCAACGGCATCGTGGGCATGGTCGCTATAGCCGCCGGCATGGTCGGGTCCGCGACGGCCGCCGACATGACGGCAGCCCATATCACCGTCTTCAAGATCTCCGCTTTCTGCGCCCCTCTGGTCTGCATCGTCCTGTCCCTCCTGGTCTTCGTCTTCGCCGTGAAGATTGACGAGAAAAGGCACGCGGCCATCGTGGAAGAGCTCTCGGCCGCCTTGGCCGCCCAGGCCTGATCCGGCCATCCGGGATTTTCTGCAGGGGTGGGGTCCCGGCCAGGGGCCCCGCCCCGTTTCGTGTCCGTGTCCGCCGTGTCTGAATTGTCGGAAGGCTCGGATAGTCTGCGAAGTAGCCAGAGGTAAACAGGGTTCATGATTCCGAAAGGTTCTCCACCCTTTTCCCTCGTTGAAGAGCATGGTGATCGCAAGAAAGGGTTCATCGCGGCTTCTTTCTTCCTTCCCCGCACGATAGGTACGGAAAAAACGAGAGGCGGCTCATGCCTGACGTGAAAATCGACCAGTCACAGGTCCAGGACGTGAAGGATGGTTTCGAGCGCATCCGGACGGCCCTGAGCCTGCGGTCCGACGACAGCATGGACGCCAGCAGCGAGAACATCGGTCAGGCCGATTTGGTCGCAGCCGTGACCGACTTCAACCTCAAGGCCGACAAGATGAAGCGGACGTATGAAAAGAAGACGAAGAGATTCGTCGACTATCTGCAGACGGTTCTGGACGAATCGGACAAGCTGGACTCCGGCCTGGCTTCGTCCGCGGAGTTCCTGGATAGCGAGAAGAACGCACAGAAAGCAGAAGAAGCGTAGGAGGGACCTCCTTCACGTTCAGGTTTAGGATGGATGATTAATCATGAATAAGAATCATGAATGGCACCTGGTAGGCAGGACAGGCAATCCCGTTCCGGGCGACCCACAGGAAGTGGCTCGCATGGCCGCCCGATACGGGGCTTTATCCGCCTCTTTCGAGCGTTTGGCCTCCATAGCCCGCAGACTGCAAGGCGAGGGGGGGCTGAAAGGCAAGTGGGCGAACGCCTTGTTCAGCCAGGCGGATTCCTCCCTTGGCAAAGATTTCCCCTCGTGGGCCGCCGCCTTCGCCCAGGCGAAGTCGGAGCTGGCGGCCTGGTCCCAGGAGCTGGATGGCTTCCAGACCGGGGTCGACAAGGCGATGAGGATGGCCGAAGACGCCTCGGTGGACATGCAAAGGGCCAGCCGCTATGCCGGCGAAGCCGAAGAGGCGCTTTCCCAAGTCCAGGGCAAGGCCTGCCTGGCCCGTCTGAATCCCCTCTCCACCGAGGCTGAGAAACTGCTGGCCCATAGGACCGTGGAGACGGCCGAGGACGATCTCGCCGCATACCAGGCCAAGGCGCGCGAGGCCCAGGAGGCCATTGGCCAGCAAAAGACCACGATCGACGCCTTGATTGAGGAATACAACCAGACCGGCAAAAGGCACGCCGCTGTCCTGACCGGCACGGACATGCCGGGGATCCGCGAACTTGAATCCTTCCCCTATGCCTGGGCCTGGGGGACCATCGAAGATGACCTGAAGACCTCGTCCGTGGCCTTGTCCATCGGATCCCTGCTTTTTCCTGGAATCGGCTGGTTCGCAGGAAAGGGAAGGGGAGGCGCCCGGAGTCAGGGGTTGTGGAGCCTGACGAAGGCGATGGGGTCGGAAGCCCCCTCTTCCGAATTCCTCTGTGAGTCCGCTTTCTCCCTCCTGACCGTCCTTCCTGATCCTGGCGAAAAGGGCGTCCCCGCCAGGGCGAAGGTCCAGGCGGCTTCCTTCGGCCTTCCCAAGGACCGGGCCGCTTACGGTGCCAGCGAGGGAATCTCCGCCGCTTTCGGCCTGGGGTCCGAGCACGCTTCAGGGGCGGACCAGGAGCATTTGGCCCATGGAACGGATGACCAAGACCTGGTCCCGGCTCAGGCTCCCGCCGATTCCGTCTTCGGCGGCGGGTTCAGGATCTTCTCCGAGGCGGGCGACCTTTCCCTTTCCCCCGACCAGGCGGAGGGCTTGTGGTCCCAGGCCGCGGACAGCGTCCGCAGATGCCGGGTCCCTGGCAGGGGGCAGGGGGCGCAGGACTCCGTCAGGGTCTCCGGTCATGATCCTTCGCAACTGGATCGCTACGTCGAAAGGATGAAGAGGCAGCTGCCCTCCTGCTGAAGGCAAAGCTGCCGCCATTCGCCTTTTGACCGTTTCCTGCATCTGAATTCCGATAATCCTTTCCGATAATCCTTTGGGGGAGATAAAATCGGGGGTACTGAAAATCCCTGTGGGGGGAACAGCGTTCAAGGAAAAACAGAAGGATGACGGATAGGTAGAATCCCATGACTGCAATCGGAGACATCATACATGGCAGATATCGCCTGGTTTCAGTCATCGGACGAGGGGGGATGTCCACCGTCTACCTGGCCATCGACACCAAGCTGGGCATGCAGTGGACGGTCAAGGAGATTTTGGATTCCACCGACGCCGTGGCCCAGGAGGTCATCCGGCACAGCCTTCTGACCGAGATGGAGATGCTCAAAGAGCTCGACCACCCCTCCATCCCCCGCATCGTCGACGTCTTCGAAGACCGGGGCTCCCTCTTCGTCGTCAGGGATTACGTGGACGGCAGCTCCCTGTCCTCCCTCCTGTCCAAGAAGCAGTCCTTTTCCGAACAGGAAGTGGTGGACTGGGGGATCCAGCTGTGCGACGTCCTCGATTACATGCATCGGCAGGACCCCCCTGTGGTCTACAGGGATATGAAGCCTTCGA
Encoded proteins:
- a CDS encoding glycoside hydrolase family 2 TIM barrel-domain containing protein, which produces MHIPTAATASSSWLTDPETYAVNRLPAHSDHFYTRGDDARVRSFPSDRANLSTGLPSLLIQSLASQWEVSIHSAQEINAAMDSAPAGSLPAFDFSGMKTIPIPSCLEMNGLLRPQYVNQQYPWDGHQDCLPPSIPMERNHVGLYRKTFALSPGLLRAMKEGPSDVTLTFHGVSTAFYVWLNGIFIGYAEDSYTPSEFSIASALREEESNTLIVACYEFSSASWLEDQDFWRLHGIFRDVQVAVHPSSHISDLVIKADYDPADGKGMLTAAASVTTVGGDPSTATATAQLFNGEGGSVWKAGGDSFRWSVDLPGITPWSGENPYLYTLVITLSDRDGNPVEQTVQRLGFRHFELDATDKIMKLNGKRIIFKGVNRHEFDAVRGRAVTEEDMLWDVRFLKAHNINAVRTSHYPNQSRWYELCDLYGIYLIDEANIETHGTWSSPGDVLTAETNVPASRPEWKGACLDRIASMIGRDRNHPSVLLWSLGNESYAGDVFQAMSDYAHRTDPGRPVHYEGVVWNRSYADISDVESRMYAKPWEIEDYLEKSPAKPFISCEYAHSMGNSTGNLDEYTALEKYDLYQGGFIWDYLDQALWQTLPDGRRRLTYGGDWDDRPSDYEFSCNGIVFADRTASPKAQEVKQLYSNVKINLESVGESVRLTVINDNLFTDLSDHGNYIRYDLLADGEVVASWKETVQLEARKRLSKTLDPVQAGLVDWTQIFSHSLAQELVLEATYCLGEETLWAHAGHEICFGQTLLARRKMRVGADEKASASVAIGRWNIGIAQDGKEALLSRVQGGIVSLKDHGREFITRTPRILTWRPMTDNDRGCSHGFERSVWFGAGRYAKVTSVETSRTEDGIRADYAYRLADPRHTRVTASYQVDSRLRVHLTLTFDGDEEDHPGQEEPTIPAFGLEWTLPSAYRHLRFYGLGPDETYRDRCHGGRLGIYQTDAEKDFAPYILPQETGNHEGVRWLEARDGNGRGLRVSSSALPFSASLLPYSSLEIENATHREDLPSGSGHVFLRTLAAQMGVGGDDSWMSPVHDQYQLDSRRRLVLDLVIETI
- a CDS encoding glycoside-pentoside-hexuronide (GPH):cation symporter, with translation MQPSWKVNRKPAVHPDRQLSGQVLAQRTAYAFGNLGQSAFYQALSTYFIVFVTNVLFIHAPAAEAARYIGVITGLIVAIRIAEVFIDPLLGNLIDNTRTRFGRFRPWQFIGGLVSAILICLIYSGMAGLVNVNRQLFMVLFVIVFIVLDVFYSLRDISYWGMIPALSADSHERGVYTSLGTFTGSLGYNGITAIVVPVVAFFSYVFTGSRRESQEGWASFGLLVAVVGLVTAWVVAFCVKESDSDLRSSDAGHASPLAAFKALASNDQLLWVALSYLLYAVANVVTAGVLFYLFKFVLNMQSYFWVAGLVPVVTGLIVAPLFPVANKRIPRRYLFIAGMVMMIVAYLIFILAPKSLPLIVIALILFYLPQTAIQMTAILCLTDSIEYGQLKTGRRNEAVTLSARPMLDKIARAVSNGIVGMVAIAAGMVGSATAADMTAAHITVFKISAFCAPLVCIVLSLLVFVFAVKIDEKRHAAIVEELSAALAAQA